From the Leishmania mexicana MHOM/GT/2001/U1103 complete genome, chromosome 14 genome, the window TGGCACCGCCGATTATTTAGTAAAGTTGCTTGCGGTTGAAAAGGCAAATGTGCCCATGTACGTTGAGCTGTGCAACCCGGCGTTGAAGGAAGCGCATTGGTTACAGCTGTTTCAGAATACGAGCATACAGCCCATTCCCTCCGCAAAGCGCACGCTGCGTTCACTGGGGGAGGTCGGTCTCATGACAGACGAGCACTCAGAAGCTGTACGTGAGGTGGTTTCCAGTGCTGTAGGCATTTacgagctggagcagcagctcaagaAGCTACAGAACTATTGGGCAAACCACTTGTTTGTGGTCGTTCCCTACGGCGGTCGGTCCAACGCGTTCGTCGTGGACGCCGTTGACGcaacgctggaggagctcgaAGAGCAGCAAATCATGGTGCAGACGTGTCTTACTTCCAAGTACCTTGCCCCTGTCCAGACGGAGATGAGGGAGTGGGAAGCTAAGCTTAGTTTAATTCACTCCGTTCTCATGGAGTGGGTTGGGGTGCAGAAGACATGGATGTATTTGGAGTTTATCTTCACGAGTGACGACATTAAGCGCCAGCTCCCAGACGAGTCTCTTCTGTTTTCCTCCGCCGACCGCTTTTTCAGCTCACTGATGAAGCGCTGCTCCGAAGACCCACATATGGCACCGCTGTGCCTCGAAGGTAACGGCGACACACTGAAGAAGCTGCAAAAGTGCACCTACCAGCTGGAGTGCATTCAGAAGAAGATCGATGAGTACCTTGAGACGAAGCGTGTGGCATTCCCGCGGTTTTACTTTCTCTCGAACGACGAGCTGCTGTCGATTTTGTCCGACTCTCGCAACccgctggcggtgcagccgcaCTTGCAAAAGTGTTTCGACAACATCAAGGCGCTCGTTTTCGCGGATGAAAAGACGATTGTGGCCATGCGGAGCTCTGAGGGTGAAGAGGTGCCGTTCACGCATCCCGTCAAGGTGATAGGCAACGTGGAGAGCTGGCTGAACGATGTCGAGCGCGCGATGCGGGCGACGCTGTTTGATTGCCTGgctgcgtgcctgcgtgcgtaCACGACGGAACACCGAACAAAGTGGTTTTTCGAGCACCCGGCGCAGTGTGTGACGACAGTGGACCAAATAATGTGGACCAGTGAGGTGGAGGACGTCATCACGGCAACAGGCAGCGGGGATTCTTCTTCGTGGCCGTCGTATCAGGACCGCTTTGGcgagcagcttctccagaCGGTCGAGCTCGTGAAGCTTCCCCTCACGGCGTTGCAGCGCACCGTAGTATCCAACCTTATAGTGGTTGATGTGCACTGCCGAGACGTTTGCGCGGAGCTGGCAGCTGACTCCCCtaccgcggcgccgcagccgtgcAGCTCACTGCTCGATTTCGGGTGGCAGAAGCAGCTACGCTTCTACTACGGCTCACCGACTAGCGCGCATGGGTCCAGCGGCGTTGCAGAGGTGGCCGACTGCTTTGTTCGgcacggcgcggcggagCTCCCCTACGGCTACGAGTATCTTGGCAACCAACCACGCCTCGTCATCACTCCTCTCACAGAGCGCGCCTTCTTGACGTGCACGGCGGCGTTACACATGCAGAAgggagctgcgccgcagggCCCGGCCGGGACCGGCAAGACAGAGTCTGTCAAGGATTTAGGCAAGGCTCTTGCTCGAACGGTTGTTGTGTTCAACTGCTCCGACGGCCTTGATTACCGCATGATGAGCCAAATGTTCGCAGGGCTGGCGCAGGCCGGCGCGTGGGCGTGCTTTGACGAATTCAACCGTATCGAACTCGAAGTGCTCTCCGTGGTGGCTCAGCAGATGCTCGACATCACCACTGCCATCACGCAGAGACAGACCTTTATGAAGTTTGAGGGCCATCACATCAAGCTGCATACCAACTTTGGCGTCTTCATCACCATGAACCCCGGCTACGCCGGGCGCACGGAGCTGCCCGACAACCTCAAGGCACTCTTCCGACCCGTGTGCATGATGATTCCGAACTACGCCCTCATTGCCGAGATTATGTTCTACGCGGAAGGCTACGGCAAGGCACAGTCACTCGCGGCCAAAATGATTCGTCTCTACTCGTtggcgtcgcagcagctgtcGAAGCAGGATCACTACGACTTTGGCATGCGCGCTGTCAAGAGtatcctcgtcctcgccgggCGACTGAAGCGCGCTGACCCGGACTCGGAtgaagagctgctgctcgtgcgtgcCATTCGCGAGGCGAACCTGCCCAAATTCCTCGTGGACGATCGTCACCTCttcacggcgctgctgcacgacTTCTTTCCTACAATCGCGGAGGTGGGTCCGGCATCGGTCAGTGAGGTTATCCTTAGCGAGGCGAAATGCTTCTTGACAGAGGAGTTTGTGCACACGTGCCCGTCCAGCCCTGAGGCTCAGATGTGGCTGCAGCCTACGGAGGGTCTGCTCTTCAAAACACAGCAGCTGTTCGACACGCTCATGACTCGTCATGGATTGATGCTGGTGGGCCACACCATGACAGGCAAGACCACGGTGCGCGACACACTTGCGTCCGTGCTGACGCGTCTTGGGCGGGTGCTGGACATGACCCCTGCCCCTGGAGCCGAGGGTGGTGAtagcggcaacggcaacacAGGTGTCAAAGGCGGactggcggcgacgcggggGCACACCCTTGCCGCTTCCATGCGTGCGCTCGATGCGCGGTGTCAGTCATACTTCACCGCTACCCACGCCACGGTCTGCAACCCGAAGGCCATTTCTATGACGGAGCTGTACGGCGACGTGAATCCCCTCACCCGTGAGTGGCAGGACGGCGTCTTCTCTGCCATCGTGCGCGACCTGGTCAAACAGAGCGCAGGGCAGCACGGgcgcgcggcgacgcggcactGGGTCGTCTTCGATGGACCGGTGGACGCCGTGTGGGTTGAGAACCTGAACACTGTGCTCGACGACAGCAAGATGCTCTGCCTCGTGAATGGGGAGCGTATTCGCATCCCTGACACCATCTCGATCCTTTTCGAGGTGCAGGATTTGCGTGTCGCGTCACCTGCTACCGTGTCGCGCTGCGGCATGGTCTACGTGGACGAGGAGTGCGTTGACGGTGGAtggtcgccgctgctgcaaaGCCTTTCCCAGGCAGCCGCTCAGGAGCTGGGGGCCCAATGGCGCCACGACCGTTTCCTGCAGCTTTGCGGGTCTCTCGTGCCGCCCCTGCTTCAGGTCGTTCGAGAGGAGTGCAAAGAGTACATCGGCACTTGCAacgcgcagctggcgctgaacCTCTTCTACTTGATGAAGGcagctgtgcagcagctgcagggcaTGATCGACGAGGATCGGGAAGAACAGCAAAAACAGCTGCACAATGACGCGGCATCATCCGTGTTCGATTCTCGTGCGTCGCGGCAGCCAACCGACTCCACGTTCCGGCGCTTttctcgccgccgcagctcgcGTTTCACGCGCACTGCCGTCCTCGTGCGCGGAGAATCTCTCTTCGATGCGATGTTTTTGCAAAGCTGTGCCTGGGGTCTTGGCGGAAACCTGACGGAGACTACGCGAGCACGCTTCGCAGCcgcgatgctgccgctggcccGCAAAAGGGGGCTCGACTTCCCCGCTGATGCCGAGGCCGAGGGATGTGGTGTGTTCGACTACGGAGTTGACTACGAGGTTGGCgactggcggcggtggtcagAGATGGTGCCGGAGTTTCACTacagcgccagcgtctcCTACTTCGACCTCCTCGTGCCGACGGAGCAAACGGCCGTGCTGCAGTACCTCTTGCATAGCGCGACAACCACCCATCATCACATGCTGCTCAACGGCTTGACGGGCACCGGCAAGTCGTCTACGGTGAACAGCTACCTGCTGCAGACCCTGCACACCGAGGACGCCGCGAGCTCGACGACGGCCTTCCGCTTCACGCTGTCCGCCCAGACctccgcgcaggcgctgcagaacACAATTGAGATGAAGCTGACGCGGCGCAAGGGCGACCGCGAGTTTGGCGCTCCGTCTGGCAAGACCATGATGGTCGCCGTCATCGACGACTGCAATGTgccgcagctggaggagtacggggcagcaccgcctgtGGAGTTGCTGCGGCAGATGATTACGCAGGGTGGCTTCTACGATCGCAAGCGGCTCTTCTTCAAGGAGGTGGTACAGACGATGCTGATAGCCTGCTGTGGCGAGCCAGGCGGTGGTAAGAACGAGATgacacctcgcttcacgTCGAAGTTGCTCTGCTTCTGCGCCCCACAGCTAACGGAAACGTCGATGAGGTCCATCTTCTCCGCCATCTTGAAGGGCTTCTTCTACGCGCGCGGCTTTGCGGCCGAGgtggccgcgctggcggacgCCGTGGTCGACAGCACCCTGGAGGCGTATCGCCGCATCGCGGTGGAGTGTTTGCCCACCCCTGACAAGACACACTGCACTTTCAACTTGCGCGACGTCAGCAAGGTGTTTCAGGGCATTCTACAGATCAAGCCGGCTCACTGCGCATCCCCTGAGGCCCTCATCGACCTCTGGAGCCACGAGGCGTCTCGTGTCTTCCACGATCGCCTGATCGACGACACCGATCGcggctggtggtggcgctgctgtgccgagGTCATCGAGAAGAATTTCTGCGGTGATGTCACGGCCGCTAACGCGGACGCGGCCGACACAGACCTGGCGCAGCCCGTGCCGTCTTCACTGCCCGCTCCAGATCCTGTACAGCTCGCGACCATCTTCTACGGTGCCTGGGTCAACCGTGATTACCAGCGCATTGACCAAGACACGTCACTgcaggtggtggcgcagcagcacctggcCGAGTACAACACGCAGAGCACCACACCCATGGACTTGGTCTTCTTCGAccaggcggtgcagcacttGTCGCGCATCTGCCGCATTGTGAGTCAGCCGCGCGGCCATGCGCtgctcgtcggcgtcggcggaaGCGGGCGCTCGTcgctctgccgcctcgccgccttTATGATGAACATGGACGTGCAAACGGTCCACATCGCACGCAACTACGGCATCGACGAGTTCCGAGACGAGGTGCGGAAGGTGCTGCTCGATAGCGGCGCACGGGGCAAGGAGGTGGCTTTCGTCATCTCGGACTCGCAGCTGGTGCACAGCGAGATGCTGGAGGACATCAACAACCTTCTTAACACTGGCGAGGTGCCGGGGATGATGGGACTGGAGGACATGGAGACGAttgtgcggtgctgccgcgagGCGTCGCTCGGCTCCGGTCGTCCCGACACGCGCGCCAGTGTGTACGAGTACTTCGTCTCGCAGAGTCGCGAGCGGTTCCACCTGTGCCTGTGCATGTCCCCAATGAGTGGCGTCTTCCGCGATCGGTTGCGCATGTTTCCTGCACTGGTGAACTGCACTACGATCGACTGGTTCTCGGAGTGGCCGCAGGAGGCACtccgcgccgtggcgcagtCGACGCTCTCGAGTGCTGCTCGAGATGGCGTCGCGGGCCCCGGCACGGACCAGCTGAGCGCTCTCATGGTCTTCTTGCAGTCCACCGTCAAGGACGCGGCGGAGCGACTGTACGCGCAGCATCGTCGGCGCACCCACGTGACCCCGACCAGCTACTTGGCCGTGCTCACACTGTACAACACGATGGGCCAGCGACTGCGGCGCGATCTGCAGGCCAGCGCCAACCGCTACCGCAACGGACTGAAGAAGCTCGACACGGCTAAATCGACgattgcgcagctgcagcaacagATCCGCGAGATGCAGCCTGGCctggcagctgcggcgaagcaggtggaggagcagaagcAGACACTggctgtggagcagctcGAGGCGAATCAGatgaaggaggcgcagtccaaggaggaggcgatggcgctgcagctcatgAATGAGGCGGAGTCGATTCGCCGCGAATGCGAGGAGGGGCTGCAGCAGGCATTGCCGGCCCTCGAGGCGGCCAAGCAGGCACTCGAGACGCTGAGCGCCAAGGACATTCAAGAAATCAAAACCTTCACGACGCCGCCGAGCAACGTGGAAAAGACGATGAATGCCgtgcttgtgctgctgggCGAGAAGGATGGCTGGGCGAGCGCCAAGACATGCCTCGGAAAGCTCGATTTCATCACCCGGTTGACAGGATACCCACGCGACTCCATCACCCCCGCGTGCATTCGCAAGCTCACCGTATTCGTGCAGGATCCTGACTTCGTGCCAGACATCATCGAGAAgacgtcgctgccgtgccgATCCATGTGCATGTGGGTGCATGCCATGTACAAGTACTACTTCGTCGCCAAGGAGATTGCGCCGAAGCGTGCGCGGCTGGCGGGGGCGGAGATGAAGGTGGAGGTGGCACGCAAGGAGCTGCAGACGAAGCAGGTGGCTTTGCAGAAGGTGCTCGACCACATTAGTGGCCTAcaggctgcggctgctgaggcgcaggagaaggCAGATCACTTCCAGCGACAGATAGAAACGGCCATGGCGCGACTCGTGCGCGCCGATCAGCTCATCTCCGGACTCGCCTCCGAGCGTGTGCGTTggaaggaggcgctggcgaaaCTGGAGACGCAGCTGGGCTGCGTGGAGGGGactgcggcgctggccgcCGGCTGCGTGGGCTACCTCGGCCCCTTTCCGCTGGACTACCGAGAGGTGCTGGTggagcggtggcgctcggagtgcgcggcgctgcacatcCCCTTCGACGCCACCTATTCCCTCGAGAGCGTCgagacggaggcgacggtgcagcagtggGCACTACAGTCCCTGCCGCGTGACACGTACTCCATTCAGAACGCTACGATCCTTTACAGGACGACGCAGTGCTGCTACATGATCGATCCGCAGGGGCAGGCGAATG encodes:
- a CDS encoding putative dynein heavy chain → MMSTKIIQELKELPLNTVEDAQKFFSIVADVKEQGVALPPITHMFFARVDSGLHFEPYHIRTICRDNRPMNYYVVTKDHVIHINRRDGEYNVVATLEQWLLEAKCFNRICKIAFFRNYILHKALRRLLETARRAKLERVRAILSKRLLLETPTFQKDLIALRRKAFDFQWTPVMEGFEKVLSLQISGEKGNTAGLSTDEFVEMQDGYGKSLQRKFASVLLDILSVVLERVESVTQLVSTMRVIEKYPGATGCVNKDVTAKELHRRQMEQKRLVVDYEKLPSYIRLVHHFQLESTFQQACSTFFDLEGAVRRRAAILRWRFRVECIVEGHKELSLFPSKEHVSKTAEAVMDKCIDLLSGAPTCIGSDVLKPFTTMIKTTTVRSALLGDPLISVYKKEVLQLIEADYDEAKSKLLSYDPLVTVSQFLVEWQDVSMNWESILSHEDSLLVTITESEIRGYATRAYKAQSEIIKLSNRTYGTIVVECDKTLQKLVAQLKGVLADIEAALRQLITLNFSYLKSECDSWVGKLSLPDIVLGQFINWYLGLQNSGTIFDEFSNHVVDIQNLHRLLCELREKSNTGVVSDEVDYSSVLRVPFQCAITEARKYYLSNSSRIKEMLLAEHTRIIASVTSTTERLASEYSNENADEIGAPVTQKLQDVHDELAQANSEARQLDMYARVLEMQTFNWSEIAVAEDEHRKYVELWNVHKEATDLRRRLDSKTVEEIDGQELKDTIVSLFQRAFKAQKSTPGGTADYLVKLLAVEKANVPMYVELCNPALKEAHWLQLFQNTSIQPIPSAKRTLRSLGEVGLMTDEHSEAVREVVSSAVGIYELEQQLKKLQNYWANHLFVVVPYGGRSNAFVVDAVDATLEELEEQQIMVQTCLTSKYLAPVQTEMREWEAKLSLIHSVLMEWVGVQKTWMYLEFIFTSDDIKRQLPDESLLFSSADRFFSSLMKRCSEDPHMAPLCLEGNGDTLKKLQKCTYQLECIQKKIDEYLETKRVAFPRFYFLSNDELLSILSDSRNPLAVQPHLQKCFDNIKALVFADEKTIVAMRSSEGEEVPFTHPVKVIGNVESWLNDVERAMRATLFDCLAACLRAYTTEHRTKWFFEHPAQCVTTVDQIMWTSEVEDVITATGSGDSSSWPSYQDRFGEQLLQTVELVKLPLTALQRTVVSNLIVVDVHCRDVCAELAADSPTAAPQPCSSLLDFGWQKQLRFYYGSPTSAHGSSGVAEVADCFVRHGAAELPYGYEYLGNQPRLVITPLTERAFLTCTAALHMQKGAAPQGPAGTGKTESVKDLGKALARTVVVFNCSDGLDYRMMSQMFAGLAQAGAWACFDEFNRIELEVLSVVAQQMLDITTAITQRQTFMKFEGHHIKLHTNFGVFITMNPGYAGRTELPDNLKALFRPVCMMIPNYALIAEIMFYAEGYGKAQSLAAKMIRLYSLASQQLSKQDHYDFGMRAVKSILVLAGRLKRADPDSDEELLLVRAIREANLPKFLVDDRHLFTALLHDFFPTIAEVGPASVSEVILSEAKCFLTEEFVHTCPSSPEAQMWLQPTEGLLFKTQQLFDTLMTRHGLMLVGHTMTGKTTVRDTLASVLTRLGRVLDMTPAPGAEGGDSGNGNTGVKGGLAATRGHTLAASMRALDARCQSYFTATHATVCNPKAISMTELYGDVNPLTREWQDGVFSAIVRDLVKQSAGQHGRAATRHWVVFDGPVDAVWVENLNTVLDDSKMLCLVNGERIRIPDTISILFEVQDLRVASPATVSRCGMVYVDEECVDGGWSPLLQSLSQAAAQELGAQWRHDRFLQLCGSLVPPLLQVVREECKEYIGTCNAQLALNLFYLMKAAVQQLQGMIDEDREEQQKQLHNDAASSVFDSRASRQPTDSTFRRFSRRRSSRFTRTAVLVRGESLFDAMFLQSCAWGLGGNLTETTRARFAAAMLPLARKRGLDFPADAEAEGCGVFDYGVDYEVGDWRRWSEMVPEFHYSASVSYFDLLVPTEQTAVLQYLLHSATTTHHHMLLNGLTGTGKSSTVNSYLLQTLHTEDAASSTTAFRFTLSAQTSAQALQNTIEMKLTRRKGDREFGAPSGKTMMVAVIDDCNVPQLEEYGAAPPVELLRQMITQGGFYDRKRLFFKEVVQTMLIACCGEPGGGKNEMTPRFTSKLLCFCAPQLTETSMRSIFSAILKGFFYARGFAAEVAALADAVVDSTLEAYRRIAVECLPTPDKTHCTFNLRDVSKVFQGILQIKPAHCASPEALIDLWSHEASRVFHDRLIDDTDRGWWWRCCAEVIEKNFCGDVTAANADAADTDLAQPVPSSLPAPDPVQLATIFYGAWVNRDYQRIDQDTSLQVVAQQHLAEYNTQSTTPMDLVFFDQAVQHLSRICRIVSQPRGHALLVGVGGSGRSSLCRLAAFMMNMDVQTVHIARNYGIDEFRDEVRKVLLDSGARGKEVAFVISDSQLVHSEMLEDINNLLNTGEVPGMMGLEDMETIVRCCREASLGSGRPDTRASVYEYFVSQSRERFHLCLCMSPMSGVFRDRLRMFPALVNCTTIDWFSEWPQEALRAVAQSTLSSAARDGVAGPGTDQLSALMVFLQSTVKDAAERLYAQHRRRTHVTPTSYLAVLTLYNTMGQRLRRDLQASANRYRNGLKKLDTAKSTIAQLQQQIREMQPGLAAAAKQVEEQKQTLAVEQLEANQMKEAQSKEEAMALQLMNEAESIRRECEEGLQQALPALEAAKQALETLSAKDIQEIKTFTTPPSNVEKTMNAVLVLLGEKDGWASAKTCLGKLDFITRLTGYPRDSITPACIRKLTVFVQDPDFVPDIIEKTSLPCRSMCMWVHAMYKYYFVAKEIAPKRARLAGAEMKVEVARKELQTKQVALQKVLDHISGLQAAAAEAQEKADHFQRQIETAMARLVRADQLISGLASERVRWKEALAKLETQLGCVEGTAALAAGCVGYLGPFPLDYREVLVERWRSECAALHIPFDATYSLESVETEATVQQWALQSLPRDTYSIQNATILYRTTQCCYMIDPQGQANAFVRKLERSRSSGAAGLLQLKLNSPNFMRQIENAVQKGQAVLLEDVGETLDAALDPILLKQVRRVAGRDVVTLGDREVTYDDRFHLYITTKLANPVLTPELQVKLTVIDFTVTREGLEEQLLADIVGSERASLQQRGDRCVISIAANREEIAALEAQVLQQLSDATGDVLDNAELIQALQTSKVTSEKIAIELAAVEETNKTINATRDVYRPLAVRGSLLYGAITQMAKVDPMYDYSLPFFKNLVVSVLASTRRQRPPLQQPHRPSSISASPMMLGNGSFNAREAQNRHVSLAPTDSNHGLPGASAEEEEEAAAAMSEAEVKARVVMLVEEVTWMSYRVLCRGLFGPHKLLFSFVLATTLLRSTGQITKEEWELFLCGGAGRALLPAFAAAGGEGSDGATVQRPGYVPSGTWVDFGAICGLEAFAEVYESFIASLADASDHGDADLSGDGPLPWTMWFTATYGAEVLTRLPASLAHLSLWHRVMAVKILRPNKLHYMAAQLVTDTLGQRYTIAPPFDLEEAFLDSTKMTPIIFILSPGADPTSLFLSFAEEHGFGGRKHMLSLGQDQDVRATQMIREGQREGAWVYLQNCHVYGSWMPQLQVLVESMNPSEIHADFRLWLTSNPSPRFPPLVLQAGLKLTQEAPMGLRGKVLSTLRSTVVADVWTGSASAADVGNTDSNDAPVSALSPTALRNGHPSIELQRLVWTLAFYHGTVMERRRYRPLGWNISYDWGMADFEAGLATLQTALDRFKDGDAGLPTEELCYMLGTIDFGGRVTDEWDTLCLQVLTRRFFDAEAPGTTSQQKSPQDAITPPPFPKDGVSYSALLQLAEAAFVADRESRKDGDGEEESRESPARFGLHDNATLSVEQQLSSGLVDALVLMNASGAVTGATSAQRGSASGDHGEDDAKTSGDEAMENPVAAVARKLLAQLPPLLPRKEAVLGSMTSPNHSTTSTTTLSAVADPAPLQTLLSHETDLYNCLLSTMQSSLAELIRALKGEVVVTSRLELMMQRLAFNQVPEVWAQVGYLTLKPLGSFMEDLLRRVHFMRRWGDAGPPPSFWLSGVFFPQGFVTALLQARSRALQLPIDSLQLRFRALAVSEAAEVSALTASYEAGIGSKAPTKAGAYVNGLYLEGCGWDAARGGLVEAAPGALTVELPIIHFEPVMGLESVDKGPSACAAEATAAYVCPLYKVRTRAGTLSTTGVSTNYVTSLALPSLDGVPGDHWTLRGVAALCALDD